One segment of Neobacillus endophyticus DNA contains the following:
- a CDS encoding LysR family transcriptional regulator yields MEWQQFEYFQTLARMQHVTHAAEALSISQSALSRSIARFEDEIGVPLFERQGRSIRLNKYGRLFLKRVDTMMKEFYEGKQEMQDLLDPEQGEVSLGFLHTLSTSQIPDLLASFRSCYPKINFRLGQGPSHNLIDQLQLGEFDLCLISPIGIKSPIVWRQLWNEELFVIVPKNHKFAKRKNIALQEIADESFIHLKEGFSLRITIDQLLNEAGIAPKITFEGEEADTVAALVAAGLGISILPNLKGTDQSKILQIPIKSPQCHRTIGIAWVEGRYLSPAIEKFKQFILDHSYE; encoded by the coding sequence ATGGAGTGGCAACAGTTTGAATATTTCCAAACTCTGGCAAGAATGCAGCACGTAACCCATGCTGCAGAAGCATTATCCATCTCCCAGTCAGCCCTTAGCAGATCGATTGCCCGTTTTGAGGATGAAATAGGTGTACCTTTATTTGAACGTCAAGGCCGTTCCATACGATTAAATAAGTATGGCCGGCTCTTTTTAAAGCGTGTGGACACTATGATGAAGGAATTCTATGAAGGGAAACAAGAAATGCAAGATTTACTCGATCCAGAGCAGGGAGAAGTGTCGCTTGGATTTCTTCACACTTTAAGTACCAGCCAAATCCCTGATTTACTCGCCTCTTTTCGTTCCTGCTATCCTAAAATCAATTTTCGTCTTGGTCAAGGTCCCTCCCATAATCTGATTGATCAGCTGCAATTAGGAGAATTTGACCTTTGTCTCATTTCTCCTATAGGGATTAAATCACCCATTGTCTGGAGGCAGCTCTGGAATGAAGAGCTTTTCGTTATCGTTCCAAAGAACCATAAATTCGCTAAGCGTAAAAATATTGCCTTACAAGAAATTGCAGATGAGTCTTTTATTCATTTAAAAGAAGGTTTTTCCCTTCGGATCACCATCGACCAATTGTTAAACGAAGCAGGAATTGCTCCAAAGATTACATTTGAAGGCGAAGAAGCGGACACCGTCGCCGCGTTGGTCGCTGCAGGCCTGGGGATCTCCATTCTCCCAAATTTAAAGGGGACGGATCAAAGTAAAATTTTACAAATACCTATCAAAAGTCCCCAGTGCCACCGGACAATTGGCATTGCTTGGGTGGAGGGAAGGTATCTATCCCCTGCCATTGAAAAATTCAAACAATTCATTTTGGATCATTCCTACGAATAA
- a CDS encoding SDR family oxidoreductase, producing the protein MKILVTGATGKLGTKVVESLLKTIPASQLAVSVRHPEKAEGLRSRGVEVRQGDFDHPETLDKAFAGIDRLLIISADGDNETRIIQHTNAVQAAERAGVKFIAYTSLANATDSTNLMAPPHVAAEAAIIKTDIPYSFLRNNWYLENEIGSIQGAMAGAPWVTSAGVGKVGWALQQDYADAAAAVLTGNGHENTVYELSGPLLTQEELASALGAVLGKEIPVQQVGDEKYAEIMKGFGLPDFVIPIVVGIQDSIRNGSLEVESNDFEKVLGRPVTPIKEALSQMVQAIS; encoded by the coding sequence ATGAAAATATTAGTGACTGGAGCAACTGGGAAGTTGGGTACAAAGGTTGTTGAATCATTACTAAAAACGATACCGGCAAGTCAACTCGCAGTAAGTGTTCGTCATCCAGAGAAAGCGGAAGGGCTTCGTTCCCGCGGGGTAGAAGTTCGTCAAGGAGATTTTGATCATCCAGAAACATTAGATAAGGCCTTTGCAGGGATTGATCGCTTATTAATTATTTCGGCGGATGGTGACAACGAAACAAGAATTATTCAACATACCAATGCTGTCCAAGCGGCGGAACGTGCAGGAGTAAAATTTATTGCTTACACAAGCTTAGCAAATGCAACAGACAGCACCAATTTAATGGCGCCGCCACATGTTGCGGCTGAAGCGGCCATCATAAAGACGGATATTCCGTATTCATTCTTGCGCAATAATTGGTATTTAGAAAACGAAATAGGAAGCATTCAGGGTGCCATGGCAGGTGCTCCTTGGGTAACTTCAGCTGGGGTTGGGAAAGTTGGCTGGGCACTGCAACAAGATTACGCAGACGCAGCAGCAGCGGTTCTGACAGGCAACGGTCACGAAAATACCGTTTATGAGCTTTCTGGGCCTCTTTTAACTCAAGAAGAATTAGCATCTGCTCTTGGTGCTGTATTAGGGAAAGAAATACCTGTGCAGCAAGTTGGTGACGAGAAATATGCAGAAATAATGAAGGGGTTCGGCTTGCCGGATTTCGTCATTCCGATCGTCGTTGGAATTCAAGATAGCATTCGAAATGGTTCATTAGAAGTAGAAAGCAATGATTTTGAGAAAGTTCTTGGCCGTCCAGTTACGCCAATCAAAGAAGCACTGTCTCAAATGGTTCAAGCAATTTCATAA
- a CDS encoding Rrf2 family transcriptional regulator — MSISSRFAVGIHILSLIEFNKEGTSSSEYLASSVNTNPAVIRKIMGMLKKSGLIEVHPGIAGAKLAKTLTDITLLDVYKAVNVVQENELFSVHDNPNPRCPVGKNIQNTIEPLFAAAQLAMEKVLGNVTLEDVVKDITTKENQNC, encoded by the coding sequence ATGTCTATCAGTAGCAGATTTGCTGTAGGAATTCACATATTATCTTTAATAGAATTTAATAAAGAAGGAACAAGCTCGTCCGAATATTTAGCGTCAAGTGTTAACACGAACCCAGCTGTCATAAGGAAAATTATGGGGATGCTTAAAAAGTCAGGTTTAATAGAAGTACATCCTGGTATTGCAGGTGCTAAGCTGGCAAAGACATTAACTGATATTACACTGTTGGACGTATATAAGGCCGTGAATGTTGTACAAGAAAATGAATTGTTCAGCGTACATGACAATCCCAATCCTCGATGTCCAGTTGGGAAAAACATTCAAAATACGATAGAACCGCTTTTTGCAGCTGCTCAATTAGCCATGGAAAAAGTTTTAGGGAATGTAACTCTAGAGGATGTTGTGAAGGATATTACCACTAAAGAGAATCAAAACTGTTAA
- a CDS encoding DUF1259 domain-containing protein yields MSNDELICREFARIIGGQEGFAGGKCVATINRSEINATILGKRFRVTSSFSFESRDPQTGRALCLGRVALLQNEVENFVAAILKQGIIVSSVHNEWFFDDPNLIYVNIESVDEPLAFARKVRRSLRS; encoded by the coding sequence GTGTCTAATGACGAATTAATTTGTCGTGAGTTTGCTAGAATTATCGGAGGGCAAGAAGGATTTGCGGGTGGAAAATGCGTAGCAACTATAAATCGATCTGAAATAAATGCAACTATTTTAGGAAAACGGTTCAGAGTAACCTCTTCTTTCTCATTTGAATCAAGAGATCCTCAAACTGGACGAGCATTGTGCCTAGGCAGGGTAGCACTCTTGCAAAATGAAGTTGAGAATTTCGTGGCTGCCATTCTTAAACAGGGAATAATCGTATCATCCGTACACAATGAGTGGTTTTTTGATGATCCGAATCTGATTTACGTTAATATCGAATCTGTTGATGAACCATTAGCTTTTGCGAGGAAAGTAAGAAGATCTTTAAGGAGCTAA
- a CDS encoding AraC family transcriptional regulator — protein MQIKDFVIDRNLKELTEHRTVALPMACYETTIKQNINGYIPLHWHDEFQFVLIVKGEALFQINDEKLTIQEGEGLFINSGCLHMVEDQNNTGCVYICLNVAPPFVVSQELYTAYVNPLIQATNLPYLHLDSKQLWGKNILDAIVKINQLIRHKPPYYEMDITVELTLIWKNLMINGFPLEYEQVEMLKSRRMKQMLNWIHTHYAEKILLDDIASAGQLSRSECCRYFKRILKKTPLNYVSDYRIQKSLILLQQAESNVTEVAYQVGFNSTSYFIDKFRKVMNMTPLTYKKHKNS, from the coding sequence ATGCAAATAAAAGACTTTGTCATTGACCGCAATTTAAAAGAATTAACAGAACATCGTACAGTAGCATTGCCGATGGCCTGTTATGAAACCACGATTAAGCAAAATATAAATGGATATATACCACTTCACTGGCATGATGAATTTCAATTTGTTCTAATTGTTAAAGGAGAAGCCCTCTTTCAAATAAATGATGAAAAACTTACTATTCAAGAAGGAGAGGGGCTATTTATAAATAGTGGCTGTCTTCATATGGTGGAAGATCAGAACAACACAGGCTGTGTCTATATTTGTTTAAATGTTGCGCCACCGTTTGTTGTATCACAAGAACTGTACACAGCCTATGTAAATCCCTTGATTCAAGCGACTAATTTACCATACTTACACTTGGATTCAAAGCAGCTTTGGGGGAAAAACATATTAGATGCAATTGTGAAAATCAATCAATTGATACGACATAAGCCTCCATACTATGAAATGGATATCACTGTCGAGTTAACGCTAATTTGGAAAAACTTAATGATAAATGGTTTTCCATTAGAGTACGAACAGGTGGAAATGTTAAAGAGTCGTCGAATGAAGCAAATGTTAAATTGGATCCACACGCATTATGCTGAGAAAATCCTTTTAGACGATATTGCAAGTGCTGGTCAATTGAGCCGTTCTGAATGTTGTAGATATTTCAAACGAATTTTAAAGAAAACGCCCTTGAATTACGTAAGCGATTATCGAATTCAAAAAAGCCTCATCTTACTGCAACAAGCAGAATCCAATGTCACCGAGGTTGCCTATCAAGTAGGGTTTAATAGCACAAGCTATTTTATAGATAAGTTTCGAAAAGTGATGAACATGACACCATTAACATACAAGAAACATAAAAATAGCTGA
- a CDS encoding EamA family transporter — MKRRKGLFLVMTGATFWGIGGTVSKKLFQQYALDVNWLVTTRLLIAGLLLLSVQFFVKDRSQILGVWKNRKAAFQLLIFGLIGMLGVQYTYMASINNGNAAVATLLQYLAPIMIMVYFILSKQSVLTRKDLLMASLAFIGCFFLLTNGSFSQLSVPPLAIFWGIFSGLTAAFYTLYAVPLLKNYDSLVIVGWAMMIGGVALSFVHPPWQMDFKSLTPETYLYLIFVIILGTMIAFWFYIESLQSLSPKESSLLGSLEPLSAVLSTVFWLKESFGIFQWMGTACIIVMVLLLALNKDPSTKMNQLSKNEKPLGIS; from the coding sequence ATGAAAAGAAGAAAAGGATTATTTCTTGTTATGACAGGAGCGACGTTTTGGGGTATTGGCGGCACCGTTTCTAAAAAGCTTTTTCAACAATACGCTCTAGATGTTAATTGGCTAGTAACGACCCGATTACTCATAGCAGGCTTATTACTCTTATCCGTTCAATTTTTCGTAAAAGACCGTTCGCAAATACTAGGGGTCTGGAAAAATAGAAAAGCTGCATTTCAACTATTGATCTTTGGATTAATCGGTATGCTTGGGGTTCAATATACCTACATGGCATCCATTAATAATGGAAATGCTGCGGTAGCAACGCTACTACAATATTTAGCACCTATCATGATTATGGTTTACTTCATTTTGAGCAAACAATCTGTACTGACAAGAAAAGATTTGTTAATGGCTTCGCTTGCTTTCATTGGCTGCTTTTTCTTATTAACCAATGGTTCTTTCTCTCAACTATCTGTGCCGCCACTCGCCATCTTTTGGGGGATATTCTCTGGTCTTACGGCCGCATTTTATACGTTATATGCCGTTCCTTTACTGAAAAATTACGACTCACTTGTCATTGTTGGCTGGGCTATGATGATCGGTGGTGTTGCCTTAAGTTTTGTCCATCCGCCTTGGCAAATGGACTTTAAAAGCTTAACGCCAGAAACTTACTTATATTTAATCTTCGTGATCATTCTTGGTACTATGATAGCCTTTTGGTTCTATATCGAAAGTTTACAAAGTCTGTCGCCAAAAGAATCGAGCCTTCTGGGAAGCCTCGAGCCACTGTCTGCTGTTCTATCAACGGTCTTTTGGTTAAAAGAATCCTTTGGAATTTTTCAATGGATGGGTACAGCTTGTATCATTGTCATGGTTTTATTATTGGCATTGAATAAAGATCCCTCTACAAAGATGAATCAACTTTCTAAAAATGAAAAGCCCCTCGGAATTAGCTAA